The DNA window GTGCCGTCCCAGCACTCCTCGCCCACGTAGACGCCGAAAAGCAGCCCACGCCGTGATATGCGCGGATAAAGGAGGAACAGCCCGCCGATCACCGCGGTCTCCACCAAAAGCATGAAGATGAATACACTCGTAGCCAAGCTCACCCCCCTGATTACTTTCCTCCACGCGCGTCGAGATCAGAGAGTTCACGCTCGATGCGCCGGCGCAACTCGGAAGTGCTCAACCCCGCCTGTCGCATGCGCGCAAGCACGACGCCGAGCTCTTCGTTCAATCCTTCGATGACAGCCCCGTCGGCATCCCGGGCGGGGGACGCGACCCTTGCGCCCGCGCGGTCACGAATCACCACGAAGCGCTCGTCTTCGAGAATACGATACGCGCGCGCCACCGTGTTGAGGTTGACCCCGAGATCGGATGCGATCGAGCGCACCGAGGGGAGCACGGTGCCCGCCGGCAATTCACCGGAAGCGATGCGCGCGCGGATCTGGCGCGCGATCTGGGCATAAACCGGCTCTTCTGAACCCCAATCCACCAGGATCACCGGCATCGGAAAGGCAGTCATGTTTGGTACTGTATACCTTTTGATATACAGAGGCAAGGAAATTCCGTAAACCCGGATTATTCGTGAATGTGCGACCAAAATGCAGTTTTGGACGCGGAAAAACGCCGACCGACGCTGACCGTTCGCTCTTGGTCGGCGTGCAGGAGCTTTTGCCGCGCCGCAGGCGCCGGCGCTTCGCGCTGGTCCTGCTTGCCCGCGTTTATCCGCGTCCAATTCTGTTGCTTGTCACGGGCGTGCGCTTCTGCTTCATGAATCATTCAGGTCAGGGGCCTGTCGCCGAACCATTAGACGGAGGGAAATTGGAGGCATGCGATGAATTCATCCTGGAACCGCGGCTCGGAGGCGAGCGGGATGTGCTCGACATGAACAGGGGGACGCGGCGTGGGTGAAAGCAGCATCATTTTCGCGCCGCGCAGAGCGGTATTGCCCGCGGCATTAATCCTGCACGGTGCGGTCTCGAGCAGTCCGATGCGGACGGCGCTCTCGATGCGGACATAGTTGCCGAAGGCCCCGGCGAGGTGAACGACTTCGATGTCGTCGTGGGTCGCTCCCCAGCGCCGGAGCAGCAGGCGCAGGCCCGACGCGAGGGCAGCTTTCGCCAGCTGCAGTTCGCGGATATCGGTTTGGGCCAGCACCACCGGTCCGGCGACGGGAAACTCGCGCGCCCCATTGGCAAGGCCCCCGCCGGGCAGGATCGCACCCAGGTCGAGCCCCGCCGCGACCGCATCGACGAGTCCGCTGCCGCAGACGCCGCGCGGCGGAGCATTGCCGATCACGTGGCACTCGAGCGCGTCCTCGCGGACAAACACATGGGAGATGGCGCCGCTCGCGGCGCGCATTCCCATCCGGATCGAACCGGCTTCGAATGCGGGTCCGGCGGCGGTCGAAGCGCAGAGCATCCGGCTGCGGTTTCCCAGAACGATCTCGCCGTTGGTGCCGAGATCGATGAGCACGCGCAGGCGATCACCGGCCGGCAAATCAACCGCGACGATTCCTGCCAGGATATCGGAACCGACGAATCCTCCCAGGCACGGGAGGAACCGGACCCGGCACGAGGGCGGCAGGGCCCACCCGAGTTGTTCCGGCGCAAAGTGCTGCTCGCCGGCATCCTTGGGTACAAAGGGCGCGTGCGAGAGCGGTTCGACATCGATGCCGGCAAACAGGTGGTGCATCACCGTGTTTCCGACCAGCACGACCTCCCTGACCTCCGCACCACGATCCAGGACAATCTCAGCTACCATGCCGCCGATCGCTTGCCGGATCAGAGGCGTCAGGCCCGGATCCGACAGGGAGAACAGCACGCGGCTCATCACATCGGCGCCGTGGGCGCACTGCGGATTCAGCCCGGTGGCAACCGCAAGCACTTCGCCGGAGGCCAGGTCAAGAATCTGCGCCACGATCGTGGTCGTGCCGAGGTCAATCGCAATGCCGAGGCCGGTGCGGCCGCCGCCCTCGAGCCGCGTCGAGTCGGCTAGAACCGGGGTGGTCCACTGTCCGACCTCGAGCTTCAGCGGCGTTTCGGCATGGGCGCGACAAGCCAGCCGCCAGCCCTGCGCCAGCTCCTGCTCGCTGAAGACGCACTTATCCTCGATCCGCGCCAGCAGCGTGCCTGCGATGACGCGCACCCTGCACCCACCGCACAGGTCCGAGCCTCCGCAGGGAAACTCGACGCCATAGGCTGCCAGGACGTCCGCAATAGCGGACCCGCGCGCCACTTCGACGCGCGTGCCTTGCGGCATCAATTCGATTTGGACGGTTTCGCTCACCCATCCATTCTGCCACAGGCCCGCTTGAGCCGGCAGGATTTTCAGGCCCTGAAACACACAGAAACATCTCGGGAATACTTACCTGCAGATCCTTGCTATTTGGGCCAGAAAAGCAAGATATCAACGCAGAGGCCGCAGAGGTCGCGGAGAAAAGGTATGCGGAAGCAAAAATCCTCTGCGGGCTCTGCGACCTCTGCGTTGAAGCTTTAGGTTGCGCACATTCCGCACCTTGTGTTTCGTGGCTGTGGCCGGCTGCGGCTTTGCCGCTGCAAGTCAATGGATGGTGGCGAGGGTGGCTTCCCCGCCGAGCCGATAGGAACGGAGATCCTAGCGGGAGCAATCGGCGGAATTCGCAGCTCGTCCTCAAATTCCTGTATACCTGGAGGCCGGTTTCATCGTAAGAATATTCATCAACCCCAAATGAGGAGAAGAAGACATATGGAAGAAACCGCAGCGGGATCCGTTGAAGAAGCTCCACAGATGAATTTCTTTCAGAGGCTGACGGGCATTTTTTTTGAACCGACCAAGACGTTCGCGGACATCAGCCGGAAGCGATCCTGGTTCGGCATGTTCCTTTTGATCTGCATCGTCACGATCGGCGTTACTTACTTGCTGCAGTATCGTATGGACCCGGCCGACATGGCGGTCAAAAGCCTCGCGATGAGCAAGCCCATAATGAAGAAGTTCATGGGTCCGGAACAATTGGCGCAGCTCGAGGAGCAGGCCGTGAAGCAGGCGTCGCAGCCGCGTTCCTTCTTTGCGAAGTATTCCCCAATCGTAACTACTCCACTGGCGATGTATATCACGTATCTTGTGCTGGCCGCGATTTTCCTGCTCGTCTTCCTGATGACGGGGGCGGGGATTACTTTCCGGAAAGCGTTCACCGCGGCCATCTGGGGAATGGGCCCTCCCGCGATTGTGGTGACGTTGCTGAGTGTGCTTTTTATATTTGTGAAAAATCCCGCCGATCTCGAGATCATCCCTGCTTACAACGTGGTGAGCAATCTCGGCATGCTCGTGGACGCTAATGTACACCCGGCGATGAACAGCCTGTTTTCCTCGATCGACCTTTTCTCCCTGTGGACGATCATTCTTTTGGCGATCGGATTTGCGGCCATGTCGGAGAAGAAGCTCACGCCGGGGAAGGCAGCGACGCCCATCGTGGTCCTCTGGCTTATCTGGGTCCTCCTGAAAATGGGGTTTTGGGCGATCCTCGGCTGAAGGCAATCTGCCGGCACGACCCGGTACCCGCCGGCAACGCTGGAAAAGGGGGCAGCTCACTGGTTCCGTCGAAGGCGTGGGCTGTCCCCTCCATTTTCACGCCAGAGGAAGGAAGAGGCTCGCGGCCCCGAATATGCCGACGTTCTTCCGCAGTTTTGCGGGCAGGATCGGAAGCGTGGGAACAAAATTGCGATTGATGGTGTAGTGCGGGACCGTCTCGCGAATCTTGTCAAACAACGGTTTCCCGATCTGTGCAACTCCGCCTCCGATCACGACTGCTTCGGGGTCCAGCAGTGACACCATCCCCCCCAACCAGACACCCAGGAAAAACCCCGTCTCGTCGAGGATCGACCCGGCAATGCCATCCTTGCGCCGGGCGGCATCGGCAATCATTTCGGGAGTGATCCTGCTCAGGTCTCCTTTGGTCAGAGTGCGCAGCAGGCTCGGCGTGCCCGGCTCCTGCTCGAGCAGGACCCGGGCGCGGCGCGCCATCCCGGGACCGGAAGCCAGCGCTTCAATGCAGCCGCGTGTGCCGCAGCCGCAGAGGTAGGGGCTGCGGTAGTCAATCGGGACGTGCCCGCCTTCGCCGGCAACGCCGTTTTTGCCGTGATAGATCTTCCTGTCTATGATGACACCCGTCCCGATGCCGGTGCTGACGGTTACATAGAACACATCCCGGCAACCAACGGCGGCCCCGATCAGCACCTCGGCCAGACCGGCAGCATTGGCGTCATTCTCCACCACGACCGGCAAGCCAAACCGTTCCTGCACCAACCGGGCCAGCGGAACCTTGCGCCATCCCGGGAGATTGGGAGGTGTGAGCACGACTCCGGTCTTGGGATTCAGCGGGCCGGGAGCGCAGATCCCGATCCCCCGGAGGCCAGGCTTTCCGCCTGCCTGCCTGACCAGCAGATCAATCAAACAGAACACCTGCCCCAGGCTGGTCTTCAAACCTTTTTCAGCCAGTGTCGGCACCACAAGAGACCTGATCAGGCGCCCTGTTGCGGTCACAAGGCCGCCCGCGATCTTGGTGCCACCGACGTCAATCCCGATCGTCATCTGCTTCATCGTCGTCCTCTTGGCCATGCGCATTCCTCTCTTGCGTGATGGATATGCCCGGAAATGCTGAGATGGTACCATGGATTTCCATGAGGCAGTTGAATGCGCGCCTTTCTCCTGACTTCTGACTCCTTGTTGCCGGGAGCAATTATTCCACAGCTTCCTGGTGTCCCGGCGGTTCTCTCCCTGCGTTTTTTCGCCGCCAAAATTCCGGCAAAACCCATTAAAATTGGTGGTATTCTCCATCCCTCAGCACAAGGCGCACTAGGAAGAACGCCACCAAAGGGTAACCCCGCCGACGACAAATGAAAGGCAGCAACGATGAGACTGAGTGGGACCTTGATACGCAGCGCGATCGTGGCCGCTCTGGGCGGCCTGCTTTTTGGCTTCGACACGGCCGTCATCTCCGGCACCACCGACTGGCTCAGAACCGTATTTGGCCTGAGCAACTTCATGCTCGGTTTCACCGTGGCCAGCGCGTTGATCGGGACGATCATCGGCTCGATCTCGGTGGGCAAGCCGGCGGACGCCTTCGGACGACGTGAAGTTCTTTTCATCCTGGCCTCTTTGTTTTTCGTTTCCGCTCTCGGATGCGGCATGGCGTGGGGCTGGGGGATGTTCCTGGCCTTCCGATTCATCGGCGGTCTGGCCGTGGGAGGCGCTTCGGTGGTCTCGCCGCTCTACATCGCCGAAATTTCACCTGCGCAATACCGCGGGCGCCTGGTGGCCATTACTCAGTTCAACATCGTGCTCGGCATCCTGCTGGCCTATCTGTCCAACTATGTCATCGGCACTCTGCATCTGGGCGCAAACGAGTGCCGCTGGATGTTCGGCGTGATGGCCGTGCCGGCGGCGGCATTTTTCCTGCTGCTTTTCGGGACGCCGCAGAGCCCCCGCTGGCTGCTGGCCAAGGGGCGGGAAGATGAGGCCCGGACCGTTCTGTTGAAGTGCGGCACCGACACCGGCAACGTGGAAGAAGAGATCAAGGACATCAAGGCCTCGCTCGACCTGAAGCATTACACGCTGGCAGAACCGTTTTACCAGGCGAAGTATCTCAGGCCGATCATGCTGGCCGTGGCTATCGCGGCATTCAACCAGCTCTCCGGGATCAATGCCCTGATCTACTACACGTCCCACATATTCAAGATGGCCGGCTACGACAAGACGGACGCTCTGCTGCAATCGGTGGTGATCGGCTTCACCAACCTGATCTTCACAATCGCCGCGATGACGGTCATCGATCACTTTGGGCGCAGGAAATTGATGCTGGTCGGCTCGGTCGGTTACATCGTAAGCCTGAGCGCAGCGGCCTATTCCTTTTACACCGGGACTGCCGCCAAGCTGCTGCTGATCAGTTTGATTGTCTTCATCGCCTCGCATGCGTTCGGCCAGGGCGCTGTGATCTGGGTGTTCATCGGCGAGGTTTTCCCCAATCGTGTCCGCGCCCGGGGCCAGGCGTTGGGCAGCTTTGTGCACTGGGTCATGGCGGCGCTGATTTCGTGGACGTTCCCGATAATCGCCGCTCAGTCGGGCGGGCACACCTTTGCTTTTTACGCCATCTGCTGCGTGGGTCAACTCATCTGGGTGATCCTCGTCATGCCTGAAACCAAGGGCATCTCATTGGAGAAGATTCAGCAGAAGATGGGCATCGCATAGCCCTTCAATACCATGATGGCAGGCATTACCCGGCCGAGTGACGTCCGCTCCTGCCTCCGAACGATCGCGGGGCAACCACGCTTCGCGCTGTTCGTCAGAAAGCGTTAAAGTGGCGCAACCGGATTGGTTTGGCGGTTCAATAGGGACCCTCACACTGGAAAGAATATTATGCGCAAAACAATACCAACAGCGATCGGCGTGACTCTCATTCTCTGCTTTCTGGTCGTGATCCCAGGCCTGGCCCAGGGAGAACAGGAAAGCGTGCGCACGATGCGGCCAGTGATTCGAGGGCGCCAGTACGCCGTGTCCTCGATGAAAGCCGAGGCTACGCGGGCCGCGGTACGAATTCTGGAAGCCGGCGGCAACGGCTTCGATGCGGCCGTGGCCGGCCAGGCCGCGCTTGCTGTGGCCGACGCAGCGCTCAATGGCGTGGGGAGCGATGCGGTAGTCCTGATCTACGATTCCCGGACCCGAAAAGTGATTTCGATCAACGCGGAGGGCACCGCCCCGAAACTGGCCACGATTGATTGGTACAAGCAAAACAATGGTGGCAAGCTGCCCGTAAACGACGGGCTGCTGTCGGGCACGGTCCCCGGTGTGGTCGACGCCTGGTACATTCTGCTCGATCGCTGGGGAACGATGAGTTTCGCGCAGGTCCTGGAACAGGCCATCGACATGGCGGAAAACGGATTCCCGATCGGCAATGCGCTGGCCGGAGCGATCGCAGGCTCGAAGAAGCTCCGCAAGTACCCTTCCAGCGTCAAGGTCTACTACCCGAACGGCACTGCTCCAAAGGCGGGCGACATCTTCAGGAACCCGGACCTGGCGCGCACCCTGAAAAAGCTCGTGGAAGCCGAGAAGCAGAATGCCGCAAAAGGGCGCCACGAGGCGTTGAAGGCGGCGCGCGATCAATTCTATAAGGGCGATATCGCTCAGGTCATGGGGAAGTTCTCCGAGGAAAACGGTGGCTTGTTTCGCTATGAGGACTTCGCCGCCTATTCGGCCAAGGTCGAAGAGCCCGTTTCCATAGATTACCGGGGCTACCAGGTGTACAAGAACGCATCTGCCAGCCAGGGCCCGGCGGAACTGTTCGCCCTGAACATCCTGGAGGGTTACGACCTCAAGGCCATGGGTCACAACAGCATCGAGTACCTGCACACCTGCGTCGAGGCGGTGAAGCTCGCGATGGGAGATCGTGAAAAGTACCTTGGCGATATGGACTTCATCAGGATTCCCTATGCCGGATTGCTTTCCAAAGAATACGCCGCCGAACGGCGCAAGCTCATCGATCCGGACAAGGCATCGCTCGAGTTGCGGCCAGGAAATCCGGAGAAGTTCATGAAGGACGCGG is part of the Terriglobia bacterium genome and encodes:
- a CDS encoding ROK family protein gives rise to the protein MAKRTTMKQMTIGIDVGGTKIAGGLVTATGRLIRSLVVPTLAEKGLKTSLGQVFCLIDLLVRQAGGKPGLRGIGICAPGPLNPKTGVVLTPPNLPGWRKVPLARLVQERFGLPVVVENDANAAGLAEVLIGAAVGCRDVFYVTVSTGIGTGVIIDRKIYHGKNGVAGEGGHVPIDYRSPYLCGCGTRGCIEALASGPGMARRARVLLEQEPGTPSLLRTLTKGDLSRITPEMIADAARRKDGIAGSILDETGFFLGVWLGGMVSLLDPEAVVIGGGVAQIGKPLFDKIRETVPHYTINRNFVPTLPILPAKLRKNVGIFGAASLFLPLA
- a CDS encoding sugar porter family MFS transporter, coding for MRLSGTLIRSAIVAALGGLLFGFDTAVISGTTDWLRTVFGLSNFMLGFTVASALIGTIIGSISVGKPADAFGRREVLFILASLFFVSALGCGMAWGWGMFLAFRFIGGLAVGGASVVSPLYIAEISPAQYRGRLVAITQFNIVLGILLAYLSNYVIGTLHLGANECRWMFGVMAVPAAAFFLLLFGTPQSPRWLLAKGREDEARTVLLKCGTDTGNVEEEIKDIKASLDLKHYTLAEPFYQAKYLRPIMLAVAIAAFNQLSGINALIYYTSHIFKMAGYDKTDALLQSVVIGFTNLIFTIAAMTVIDHFGRRKLMLVGSVGYIVSLSAAAYSFYTGTAAKLLLISLIVFIASHAFGQGAVIWVFIGEVFPNRVRARGQALGSFVHWVMAALISWTFPIIAAQSGGHTFAFYAICCVGQLIWVILVMPETKGISLEKIQQKMGIA
- the ggt gene encoding gamma-glutamyltransferase, giving the protein MRKTIPTAIGVTLILCFLVVIPGLAQGEQESVRTMRPVIRGRQYAVSSMKAEATRAAVRILEAGGNGFDAAVAGQAALAVADAALNGVGSDAVVLIYDSRTRKVISINAEGTAPKLATIDWYKQNNGGKLPVNDGLLSGTVPGVVDAWYILLDRWGTMSFAQVLEQAIDMAENGFPIGNALAGAIAGSKKLRKYPSSVKVYYPNGTAPKAGDIFRNPDLARTLKKLVEAEKQNAAKGRHEALKAARDQFYKGDIAQVMGKFSEENGGLFRYEDFAAYSAKVEEPVSIDYRGYQVYKNASASQGPAELFALNILEGYDLKAMGHNSIEYLHTCVEAVKLAMGDREKYLGDMDFIRIPYAGLLSKEYAAERRKLIDPDKASLELRPGNPEKFMKDAVPVDRPMRVNLGGEADHTGDTSYIAVVDRDHNMISFEPSLHSSFGTGVVMAETGLIFNCRGDYYSLVPGEANALEPGKRPRSTLQSTLVMKDGQPLMILGSPGGDDQIMRTIQTFLNMVDFGMDVQRAIEAARWSTTSFPASPFPHTMYPGNMSVESRIPEAVRNGLTAKGHKLRAAGAWSMGSNAAIILDPKTGVLSAGADPRVEAYAWAR
- a CDS encoding ASKHA domain-containing protein, producing the protein MSETVQIELMPQGTRVEVARGSAIADVLAAYGVEFPCGGSDLCGGCRVRVIAGTLLARIEDKCVFSEQELAQGWRLACRAHAETPLKLEVGQWTTPVLADSTRLEGGGRTGLGIAIDLGTTTIVAQILDLASGEVLAVATGLNPQCAHGADVMSRVLFSLSDPGLTPLIRQAIGGMVAEIVLDRGAEVREVVLVGNTVMHHLFAGIDVEPLSHAPFVPKDAGEQHFAPEQLGWALPPSCRVRFLPCLGGFVGSDILAGIVAVDLPAGDRLRVLIDLGTNGEIVLGNRSRMLCASTAAGPAFEAGSIRMGMRAASGAISHVFVREDALECHVIGNAPPRGVCGSGLVDAVAAGLDLGAILPGGGLANGAREFPVAGPVVLAQTDIRELQLAKAALASGLRLLLRRWGATHDDIEVVHLAGAFGNYVRIESAVRIGLLETAPCRINAAGNTALRGAKMMLLSPTPRPPVHVEHIPLASEPRFQDEFIACLQFPSV
- a CDS encoding GntR family transcriptional regulator; the protein is MTAFPMPVILVDWGSEEPVYAQIARQIRARIASGELPAGTVLPSVRSIASDLGVNLNTVARAYRILEDERFVVIRDRAGARVASPARDADGAVIEGLNEELGVVLARMRQAGLSTSELRRRIERELSDLDARGGK
- a CDS encoding YIP1 family protein, which encodes MEETAAGSVEEAPQMNFFQRLTGIFFEPTKTFADISRKRSWFGMFLLICIVTIGVTYLLQYRMDPADMAVKSLAMSKPIMKKFMGPEQLAQLEEQAVKQASQPRSFFAKYSPIVTTPLAMYITYLVLAAIFLLVFLMTGAGITFRKAFTAAIWGMGPPAIVVTLLSVLFIFVKNPADLEIIPAYNVVSNLGMLVDANVHPAMNSLFSSIDLFSLWTIILLAIGFAAMSEKKLTPGKAATPIVVLWLIWVLLKMGFWAILG